A genomic segment from Halomonas sp. TA22 encodes:
- a CDS encoding YbhB/YbcL family Raf kinase inhibitor-like protein has protein sequence MAFALSTMQLTSDNFEAHGKIPTRHSGEGENLSPALAWSDPPEGTKSYAILCHDPDAPLVQNGIYGFVHWVLYNLPASTARLEEGSGGGTSGMNDHGGTGYTGPMPPEGHGQHHYYFLVLALDSELDLLAGLTIGEFLEKAEPHLIGVNRLVGTYRRG, from the coding sequence ATGGCTTTCGCACTCTCGACCATGCAGTTGACGAGCGATAATTTCGAAGCGCACGGCAAGATCCCTACTCGGCATAGCGGAGAGGGTGAGAACCTATCTCCCGCCTTGGCTTGGTCCGATCCACCCGAGGGAACCAAGAGCTACGCGATACTCTGCCATGATCCCGATGCCCCGCTGGTGCAGAATGGCATCTACGGTTTCGTGCACTGGGTACTCTACAATTTGCCGGCCTCGACGGCACGGCTTGAAGAGGGAAGCGGTGGAGGTACCTCGGGAATGAACGATCATGGCGGGACCGGGTATACCGGCCCCATGCCGCCGGAAGGTCATGGCCAGCATCACTACTATTTCCTTGTGCTGGCGCTGGATAGTGAACTCGATCTGCTGGCAGGTCTGACGATCGGGGAGTTTCTCGAGAAGGCGGAGCCGCATCTGATTGGCGTGAACCGCCTGGTGGGAACCTATCGGCGCGGCTGA